A DNA window from Chelativorans sp. AA-79 contains the following coding sequences:
- a CDS encoding class I SAM-dependent methyltransferase: MALSLRLLAIADALSLREGMRVLEIGCGPGVLAREIAHRIGDGHVLAIDRSAKAIAQARMLSRDEVASGRLSLRQIAAEDLELEAGEQPYDLAVAIRVGALDGRHPEAGRRARRRIAAVLGPRGRLFIDGGDPLREIALD; encoded by the coding sequence ATGGCCCTCTCGCTACGGCTTCTTGCCATCGCGGATGCGCTGTCCTTGCGCGAAGGCATGCGCGTGCTGGAGATCGGATGCGGGCCGGGAGTGCTCGCCCGCGAGATCGCTCACCGGATCGGCGACGGCCATGTCCTCGCGATCGACCGCTCGGCAAAAGCGATCGCGCAGGCGCGTATGCTGTCGCGGGATGAAGTCGCATCCGGCAGATTGAGCCTGCGCCAGATCGCCGCCGAGGATTTGGAACTCGAAGCCGGCGAGCAGCCCTATGATCTTGCCGTTGCCATACGCGTCGGCGCACTGGATGGCCGCCATCCGGAGGCCGGACGGCGCGCCAGACGCCGGATCGCCGCGGTGCTGGGGCCGCGAGGGCGGCTCTTCATCGACGGCGGCGATCCGCTGCGCGAAATTGCGCTGGACTGA